In one window of Methanoculleus chikugoensis DNA:
- a CDS encoding coiled-coil protein: MLNDLIEKRKKVLAESEQHKDRRNELNALASKNARERNTLNGQTREFVEEAQQHKEQRDKINEEVQALKDQRNDYNDKANALFEEIESFKREHGNLQNRGIKELQKQIEHLEFKQQTEVYSTDKERELIEKIKQLKAAAKDQEAELEQNKEMRTKLTDAREFRRLASEIHKDVTEKAEAAQQHHDLMVESYRKADKSREEADQAHQQFVEAQEAADEEHKQFIACQKELRDYDKVISGLRKKTKKTKVTKEQKAVRKEAERVFQQFRDGEKITTDDLLLLQRAKLI; the protein is encoded by the coding sequence ATGCTGAACGATCTGATTGAAAAGAGAAAAAAGGTCCTTGCGGAGTCTGAACAGCACAAAGACCGGCGAAACGAGCTGAACGCGCTTGCCAGCAAAAACGCCAGGGAACGCAACACGTTGAATGGCCAGACCCGCGAGTTCGTCGAGGAGGCGCAACAGCACAAGGAGCAGCGGGATAAGATCAACGAAGAAGTCCAGGCGCTGAAAGACCAGAGAAACGATTACAACGACAAGGCAAACGCGCTCTTCGAGGAGATCGAGTCCTTCAAGAGAGAGCACGGCAACCTCCAGAACCGGGGCATCAAGGAACTGCAGAAGCAGATCGAGCACCTGGAGTTCAAGCAGCAGACCGAGGTCTACAGCACCGATAAGGAACGTGAGCTGATCGAGAAGATCAAGCAGCTCAAGGCGGCGGCGAAGGACCAGGAGGCCGAGCTCGAACAGAACAAAGAGATGCGGACGAAGCTTACCGACGCCCGCGAGTTTCGCAGACTGGCGTCCGAGATCCACAAGGATGTCACCGAGAAGGCCGAAGCCGCACAGCAGCACCACGACCTGATGGTGGAGTCTTACAGGAAGGCCGACAAGTCCCGCGAAGAGGCCGATCAGGCCCACCAGCAGTTCGTCGAGGCCCAGGAGGCTGCGGACGAAGAGCACAAGCAGTTCATCGCCTGCCAGAAGGAGCTCCGTGACTACGACAAGGTTATCTCGGGTCTCCGGAAGAAGACCAAGAAGACCAAAGTCACCAAAGAGCAGAAGGCCGTCCGGAAAGAGGCGGAACGTGTCTTCCAGCAGTTCCGTGACGGTGAGAAGATCACCACCGACGATCTGCTCCTGCTTCAGCGTGCAAAACTCATCTAA
- the ftsZ gene encoding cell division protein FtsZ: MQTIINEALRHAEREKYLKTDMADGEDDIIGQPRIVIVGCGGAGNNTVNRLYHMQVSGAETIAINTDKQHLDMIQADKRVLVGKSLTKGLGAGGFPDVGRRAAEMARPTLENLLCDADLVFITAGMGGGTGTGTAPVVAQIAKEQGAIVVGMVSYPFQVEKARLLRAEEGLEQLSSAADSVIVLDNNRLIKYVPNLPLGQAFSVMDQLIAETVKGISETITEPSLINIDYADVRAIMSKGGVAVMLVGESKQQNKAESVVHECLNHPLLDIDYRGATGSLIHITGGNDLTLQDAEEIASSLTYELDPHADVIWGARVNSEYEGRVRVMAVMTGVKSAQILGSHRAYEPATQRSGAPANRRMARDAPSGGGLIDFL; encoded by the coding sequence ATGCAGACGATCATCAACGAAGCGTTAAGACACGCCGAACGTGAGAAGTACCTGAAGACGGACATGGCAGATGGCGAAGATGACATCATCGGCCAGCCACGCATTGTCATCGTAGGATGCGGCGGTGCGGGCAACAACACCGTCAACCGGCTGTACCACATGCAGGTCAGCGGTGCGGAGACAATCGCGATCAACACGGACAAGCAGCACCTGGACATGATCCAGGCCGACAAGAGAGTTCTTGTCGGCAAATCGCTCACCAAAGGCCTTGGAGCCGGCGGGTTCCCCGACGTCGGCAGGCGTGCAGCCGAGATGGCCCGGCCCACCCTGGAGAACCTCCTCTGCGACGCCGACCTCGTCTTCATCACCGCAGGTATGGGCGGAGGCACCGGTACGGGCACCGCCCCGGTCGTCGCGCAGATCGCAAAGGAGCAGGGCGCCATCGTCGTCGGCATGGTCAGCTACCCCTTCCAGGTCGAGAAAGCCCGGCTTCTCCGCGCGGAAGAGGGGCTTGAACAGCTCTCGTCCGCTGCCGACTCGGTGATCGTGCTCGACAACAACCGCCTCATCAAGTACGTGCCGAACCTCCCGCTCGGCCAGGCGTTCTCGGTCATGGACCAGCTCATCGCGGAGACCGTCAAGGGCATCAGCGAGACGATCACGGAGCCTTCTCTCATCAACATCGACTACGCCGACGTGCGTGCCATCATGAGCAAGGGAGGCGTCGCCGTGATGCTCGTCGGCGAGAGCAAGCAGCAGAACAAAGCCGAGAGCGTCGTTCACGAGTGCCTCAACCACCCCCTGCTGGACATCGACTACCGCGGAGCAACGGGCAGCCTCATCCACATCACGGGCGGAAACGACCTGACCCTCCAGGACGCCGAAGAGATCGCAAGCTCCCTGACCTACGAACTCGACCCCCACGCGGACGTCATCTGGGGGGCGCGGGTGAACAGCGAGTACGAAGGAAGAGTTCGTGTCATGGCAGTCATGACCGGCGTGAAAAGTGCACAGATCCTCGGAAGCCACCGCGCCTACGAACCCGCGACCCAGCGGTCCGGCGCACCTGCCAACAGGCGCATGGCCAGGGACGCCCCGAGCGGGGGCGGCCTCATAGACTTCCTCTAA
- a CDS encoding pyridoxal phosphate-dependent aminotransferase, which produces MRDNLPERAEHGGRVRWHRTREMGELLDFSANVNPYPPDIPWIPDVSALKDYPDDRYVTLKEEIGRTFGRDAAEVAVGNGSVELIRAFCSAVLGTGDAAYVESPTFAEYGVSVRLAGARCTADENGAAVRFLCNPNNPTGKLLTRVEVLRLLEGVAGRGACLFLDEAFIELSDPAQSVVDVSHENLFLLRSLTKSFAVPGIRFGYAFGAPELIERVETVRLPWTVNAFAESFAIEAFRHYDLLEESRERIARERAWLCSRLDVLNLGYAPPSANYILIEVPMEAEVLVGRLLSRGLLVRDCRSFGLPRHIRVAVRTHEENRQLIEALEACLP; this is translated from the coding sequence ATGAGAGATAATCTCCCCGAAAGGGCGGAACATGGCGGCCGGGTGCGCTGGCACCGCACCCGGGAGATGGGCGAGCTGCTTGATTTCAGTGCTAACGTGAATCCGTATCCTCCGGATATCCCCTGGATTCCGGACGTTTCGGCGCTGAAAGATTACCCCGACGACCGGTATGTGACGCTCAAAGAGGAAATAGGCAGAACATTCGGGCGCGATGCCGCAGAGGTCGCCGTCGGCAACGGTTCCGTCGAGTTGATTCGCGCGTTCTGTTCTGCCGTGCTCGGGACCGGTGATGCCGCCTATGTCGAGTCGCCGACGTTTGCCGAGTACGGGGTGTCGGTGAGGCTTGCCGGTGCCCGGTGTACGGCGGATGAGAACGGGGCTGCCGTTCGGTTCCTCTGCAACCCGAACAACCCCACCGGGAAACTTCTGACCCGGGTGGAAGTCCTCCGGTTGCTTGAGGGGGTCGCCGGCCGGGGAGCGTGCCTCTTCCTCGACGAAGCCTTCATTGAACTCTCCGACCCGGCCCAGAGCGTTGTCGACGTCTCCCACGAGAACCTCTTTCTGTTGCGTTCCCTCACGAAGAGCTTCGCCGTGCCGGGCATCCGGTTCGGCTACGCCTTCGGCGCGCCCGAGCTCATCGAGAGGGTGGAGACGGTGCGCCTTCCCTGGACGGTGAACGCGTTCGCCGAGTCGTTCGCGATCGAGGCTTTCCGGCACTACGACCTCCTTGAGGAGTCGCGGGAGCGGATTGCCCGGGAGCGTGCCTGGCTCTGCAGCCGCCTGGATGTTCTCAATCTCGGCTATGCGCCCCCCTCTGCGAACTATATCCTTATTGAAGTCCCGATGGAGGCGGAGGTGCTCGTTGGGCGGCTCCTCTCCCGCGGCCTTCTTGTCCGGGACTGCCGGTCGTTCGGGCTCCCCCGGCACATCCGCGTGGCCGTCCGGACCCACGAGGAGAACAGGCAACTCATTGAGGCGCTCGAAGCATGCTTGCCCTGA
- a CDS encoding DUF373 family protein, with translation MAKERTLVLCVDRDDDLGFKAGIDGPIVGREACLHAATSLALVDPEDSDVNAIFETIKLHDELTGKGEEVAVAVICGNHMNLLEGDRRVASSLDAILSATGSTSCIIVTDGAEDEYVLPIIQSRVPVSSVRRVVVNQMPNLEGTYYILRRLLDDPKVSKIVLVPVGLAMLLYAVGYLLGYPEGATIVVVGVIGTYLLFKGIGIDEVFGYLITSLKASLHGGRFTFVSYIAAILLGIVGIILGLISLLEYYSPFGIVIQVLAFIYGAVAWFTAAGLVASVGKIIDVFLNEREAIQRVIALPFFVLAIGAIAYGASIYILSISSEISGFPITSTSGALYILFAIIGGLFCAFFGVYLQSFLGRWVDEREPVANQSH, from the coding sequence ATGGCAAAAGAGCGGACGCTCGTCCTCTGTGTCGATCGCGATGACGATCTCGGGTTTAAAGCCGGGATCGATGGCCCCATCGTGGGCAGGGAGGCATGCCTCCATGCGGCGACCTCGCTCGCCCTGGTCGATCCCGAGGACTCCGACGTCAACGCGATCTTCGAGACGATCAAACTCCACGACGAACTTACCGGGAAAGGGGAAGAGGTCGCCGTCGCCGTCATCTGCGGCAACCATATGAACCTGCTCGAGGGTGATCGGCGGGTAGCGTCCAGTCTCGACGCAATCCTCTCCGCAACGGGTTCCACATCCTGCATCATCGTGACGGACGGAGCCGAGGACGAGTACGTCCTCCCCATCATCCAGTCCCGGGTGCCGGTCAGCAGCGTGCGGAGAGTCGTGGTCAACCAGATGCCGAACCTCGAGGGGACGTATTATATCTTACGGCGTCTGCTCGACGACCCGAAGGTTTCGAAGATCGTGCTTGTCCCGGTCGGTCTCGCGATGCTCCTCTATGCCGTGGGATACCTCCTCGGGTACCCCGAGGGTGCGACCATCGTCGTCGTCGGCGTCATCGGCACCTACCTGCTCTTCAAGGGCATCGGAATAGACGAGGTCTTCGGTTACCTGATTACCTCGCTGAAAGCATCGCTCCACGGCGGGAGGTTCACGTTCGTCTCCTACATCGCTGCGATACTCCTCGGTATCGTCGGGATTATCCTCGGGCTCATAAGCCTCCTCGAATACTACTCCCCGTTCGGCATCGTCATCCAGGTGCTCGCGTTCATCTACGGTGCCGTCGCCTGGTTCACCGCCGCCGGCCTCGTGGCATCGGTGGGAAAGATCATCGACGTCTTCTTGAACGAACGCGAAGCCATCCAGCGGGTGATTGCCCTGCCGTTCTTCGTTCTGGCGATCGGGGCCATCGCCTACGGGGCAAGCATCTACATCCTCTCGATCAGCAGCGAGATCTCCGGGTTCCCCATAACGAGTACGAGCGGTGCGCTGTATATCCTCTTCGCGATAATCGGAGGGCTCTTCTGCGCCTTTTTCGGCGTATACCTCCAGTCGTTCCTGGGCCGCTGGGTCGACGAACGCGAACCGGTCGCGAACCAGTCGCACTGA
- a CDS encoding TIGR00300 family protein produces MESCREIELEGHIIDSGVMTLVFDRIMDMGGEFEILTFNVGKLKTDTSYARLRVTAPDDHLLDAILSELHRLGARTPEIGDVTLVPAEGDRILPKGFYSTTNHPTFVKYRDEWLPVERIEMDCHIVVDEKEKRAICTPIAKIKAGDAVVVSETGVRVVYPERPRKVSTFEFMHGTVSSERPSEAIIGKIAREILRSKRKGEKIALVGGPAIVHTGAADALATMIREGYIDVLFAGNALATHDIESNLFGTSLGMNVKTGTLVTGGHKHHIRAISEIMRAGSIKNAVDQGLVTGGIMYECVKKGIPFVLAGSIRDDGPLPDTITDVVEAQDTMRCHIHDLGMVVMVGTLLHSIAVGNCLPSYVKTVCVDINPASVTKLMDRGTTQAIGVVSDAGTFLPLLCEQLEKLEKC; encoded by the coding sequence ATGGAATCCTGCCGGGAAATCGAGCTAGAAGGCCATATCATCGATTCGGGCGTCATGACCCTGGTGTTTGACAGGATCATGGATATGGGAGGCGAATTCGAGATCCTCACGTTCAATGTCGGGAAGCTGAAGACGGACACCAGTTACGCACGTCTGCGCGTGACGGCGCCCGACGATCACCTGCTCGACGCCATCCTCTCCGAACTGCACCGGCTCGGCGCGCGTACCCCCGAGATCGGCGACGTCACCCTCGTACCGGCAGAGGGCGACCGGATCCTGCCGAAGGGGTTCTACTCGACCACCAATCACCCGACCTTTGTAAAATACCGGGACGAATGGCTGCCCGTCGAACGCATCGAGATGGACTGCCATATCGTGGTCGACGAGAAGGAGAAGCGCGCGATCTGCACCCCGATAGCGAAGATCAAGGCGGGGGATGCGGTCGTTGTCAGCGAGACCGGGGTTCGCGTGGTCTACCCCGAGCGGCCGAGGAAAGTCAGCACCTTCGAGTTCATGCACGGGACCGTCTCGTCCGAGCGGCCGAGCGAGGCGATCATCGGAAAGATCGCCCGCGAGATCCTGAGATCAAAGAGGAAAGGCGAGAAGATTGCGCTCGTCGGCGGCCCCGCCATCGTTCATACCGGAGCGGCCGACGCTCTCGCAACGATGATCCGTGAAGGCTACATCGACGTGCTCTTCGCGGGGAACGCGCTCGCCACCCACGATATCGAGTCCAACCTCTTTGGCACGTCGCTCGGGATGAACGTCAAAACGGGCACGCTCGTCACCGGCGGGCACAAGCACCACATCCGCGCCATCAGCGAGATCATGCGGGCGGGCTCCATCAAGAACGCGGTCGACCAGGGGCTCGTCACCGGCGGGATCATGTACGAGTGCGTGAAGAAGGGCATCCCGTTCGTGCTCGCTGGCTCCATCCGGGACGACGGCCCGCTCCCCGACACGATCACGGACGTCGTCGAGGCGCAGGACACCATGCGCTGCCATATCCACGATCTCGGGATGGTGGTGATGGTGGGAACGCTTCTGCACTCGATCGCCGTCGGGAACTGCCTCCCCTCGTACGTCAAGACCGTCTGCGTCGACATCAACCCCGCATCGGTTACGAAACTGATGGACAGGGGCACGACGCAGGCGATAGGCGTCGTGAGCGATGCGGGAACGTTCCTCCCGCTGCTCTGCGAGCAGCTGGAGAAACTGGAGAAGTGCTAG
- a CDS encoding ribbon-helix-helix domain-containing protein — MMDRITIRLPRQQVEMLERLVEAGEFPTVSEAVRYSVRALLERHGNRVLREADQISFKV, encoded by the coding sequence ATGATGGATCGGATAACAATCAGATTGCCACGGCAACAGGTCGAGATGCTCGAGAGGCTGGTGGAAGCCGGCGAATTCCCCACAGTATCGGAGGCTGTGCGGTATTCGGTCAGGGCGCTTCTTGAAAGGCATGGAAACCGTGTTCTACGTGAGGCCGACCAGATTTCATTCAAAGTTTAG
- a CDS encoding archaeosine biosynthesis radical SAM protein RaSEA, whose protein sequence is MVSKLTEKPLASWRGKDRFDGRILDTLTVIFRSGGCSWNRCRMCGYRHERYPDLPGEELAERMIRQVRWVKENFRDEDYQVLKIFTSGSFFDPGEVPPAVRRAVAEAFRGKAVIAETRPEYVEADAVREFREEIDTGDWDKPLHVAVGLETTNDLIRERSIDKGFSYADFLRAAEVAHAAGAGMKAYLMMKPPFLTEREARDDMIRSIRDVAPVADSVSMNLCTVQSRTEVEHLWKQHAYRPPYLWSVLDVLIASPVHILCDPVGGGQMRGPHNCGGCDRPIVKGIADYSLTGDVELLRALAETECGCKEEWEFVLDQEEPFCMPLTR, encoded by the coding sequence ATGGTATCCAAATTAACCGAGAAGCCGCTGGCGTCCTGGCGAGGGAAAGACCGCTTTGACGGACGGATCCTCGATACCCTGACGGTTATCTTTCGAAGCGGCGGGTGCTCCTGGAACCGGTGCCGGATGTGCGGCTACCGGCACGAGCGGTATCCCGACCTCCCGGGGGAAGAACTCGCCGAACGGATGATCCGCCAGGTCCGCTGGGTGAAAGAGAACTTCCGCGACGAGGACTACCAGGTGCTCAAGATCTTCACGTCGGGGAGTTTCTTCGACCCCGGCGAGGTTCCCCCCGCCGTCCGGCGCGCAGTCGCGGAGGCGTTCCGCGGCAAGGCCGTGATTGCCGAGACACGGCCCGAGTACGTCGAGGCCGACGCAGTCCGCGAGTTCCGGGAAGAGATCGATACCGGCGACTGGGATAAACCGCTTCACGTCGCCGTGGGCCTCGAGACCACGAACGATCTCATCCGGGAGAGGAGCATCGACAAGGGGTTCTCGTACGCCGACTTCCTCCGCGCCGCAGAGGTCGCCCACGCCGCCGGTGCGGGCATGAAGGCCTACCTGATGATGAAACCGCCGTTCCTGACCGAACGCGAGGCACGCGACGATATGATACGCTCGATCAGGGACGTCGCTCCCGTTGCGGACAGCGTCTCCATGAACCTCTGCACTGTCCAGAGCAGGACCGAGGTCGAACATCTCTGGAAGCAGCACGCATACCGGCCGCCGTACCTCTGGAGCGTCCTTGACGTGCTGATCGCCTCCCCGGTGCATATCCTCTGCGATCCTGTCGGCGGCGGACAGATGCGGGGGCCGCACAACTGCGGCGGCTGCGACCGCCCGATCGTGAAGGGGATCGCCGACTACTCGCTAACCGGCGACGTCGAACTCCTGCGTGCCCTGGCGGAGACGGAGTGCGGGTGCAAAGAAGAGTGGGAGTTCGTGCTGGATCAGGAAGAGCCGTTCTGTATGCCGCTCACCCGCTAG
- a CDS encoding NTP transferase domain-containing protein — protein MLALIMAGGRGTRLRMGEKPLVTICGRPMLSYVTDAFTAAGHEVVVVASYRTPFTKNWCRAQGVGLYEAEGLGYIEDINAAAADLEEEGTPFFTCVSDLPCLAPDIVTAVEDAWRRAGTPACSTWVPRDLCEEHGCRTRYTEAVDGIPACPAGINILTAGDSGAAQDELQLLLRDRRLAFNVNTREELALVQKYLCRK, from the coding sequence ATGCTTGCCCTGATCATGGCCGGGGGGCGAGGTACCCGTCTCCGGATGGGTGAGAAACCCCTGGTCACCATCTGCGGCCGGCCGATGCTCTCTTACGTCACCGACGCCTTCACGGCCGCAGGCCACGAGGTGGTCGTGGTCGCCTCGTACCGGACGCCGTTCACCAAGAACTGGTGCCGGGCGCAGGGGGTCGGCCTGTACGAAGCGGAGGGGCTCGGCTACATCGAAGACATCAACGCCGCTGCGGCGGACCTGGAGGAAGAAGGAACGCCCTTCTTCACCTGCGTATCCGACCTCCCCTGTCTTGCGCCCGATATCGTCACCGCCGTCGAGGACGCCTGGCGCCGGGCGGGAACGCCGGCATGCTCGACGTGGGTGCCCCGAGACCTCTGCGAGGAGCACGGCTGCCGCACCCGGTACACGGAAGCGGTCGACGGTATCCCGGCCTGCCCCGCCGGGATCAACATCCTGACGGCGGGCGATTCCGGTGCGGCACAGGACGAGTTGCAACTTCTCCTGCGCGACAGACGGCTTGCCTTCAACGTCAACACCCGCGAGGAACTGGCGCTGGTGCAGAAGTACCTCTGCCGGAAGTGA
- the albA gene encoding DNA-binding protein Alba — MIKDNTVFVGNKPVMNYVLAVVTQFNNGAEEVAIKARGKAISRAVDTAEIALNRFLANVDKKEIFTSTEMIDTDTGKTNVSSIEIVLAHAK, encoded by the coding sequence ATGATAAAGGACAACACAGTATTCGTAGGAAACAAACCTGTCATGAACTACGTGCTTGCGGTGGTCACTCAGTTCAATAACGGAGCGGAGGAAGTCGCGATTAAGGCCCGGGGGAAGGCAATTTCACGTGCGGTCGATACGGCGGAGATCGCGCTCAACCGGTTCCTTGCAAACGTGGACAAAAAAGAGATCTTTACGTCGACCGAGATGATCGACACCGATACCGGTAAGACTAACGTATCAAGCATCGAGATTGTCCTCGCTCATGCGAAGTGA